One Corynebacterium efficiens YS-314 DNA segment encodes these proteins:
- a CDS encoding YggT family protein, translated as MGTFATLIAWIISLYMYVLIARIVIEMIQSFSRSFSPPKWFYVIAEPIFMVTDPPVRLLRRIIPPLPLGNIRLDISVIVLFFGLSILRALVTLIPF; from the coding sequence GTGGGTACATTTGCAACTTTGATCGCCTGGATCATTAGTCTCTACATGTACGTGCTGATCGCACGCATTGTCATTGAGATGATCCAGTCATTTTCCCGGTCCTTCTCACCACCCAAGTGGTTCTATGTGATCGCCGAGCCTATTTTCATGGTGACTGATCCGCCGGTGAGGTTGCTGCGCCGGATCATCCCCCCTCTGCCCCTGGGCAATATCCGCCTGGATATCTCCGTGATCGTGCTCTTCTTCGGTCTGTCGATCCTCAGGGCCCTGGTCACCCTCATCCCCTTCTGA
- the murC gene encoding UDP-N-acetylmuramate--L-alanine ligase — MRTDQVPNTTSEHPAIDLSRVHLIGIGGAGMSGVARILLARGKTVTGSDAKDSRTLLPLRAVGAKIAVGHAAENLELAGELPTVVVTSFAAIPQDNPELVRAREENIPVIRRSDLLGELLEGHRQVLIAGTHGKTSTTSMAVVALQAAGMDPSFAIGGQLNKAGTNAHQGTGEAFVAEADESDASLLRYTPEIAVVTNIEPDHLDFFKTPEAYFQVFEDFADRLTPGGTLVVCLDDPGAAALGERAVARGINAVGYGTVDAVAAHPTVPVKATILSSRVVAEGTYAVLDIDGREVEIILQIPGNHMVLNGAAALLSGYLLGADLDKLAAGLSDFSGVRRRFEYHGTVRGGQFDGASVYDDYAHHPTEVEAVLKAARERVDAAGEGRVIVAFQPHLYSRTLEFAREFAGALSLADAAVLLEIFGAREKPVEGVTSRVITDEMTIPVSYEPNFSAVPDRIAEIAGPADIVLTMGAGSVTMLAPEILDRLRG; from the coding sequence ATGAGGACTGACCAGGTGCCCAACACCACTTCCGAACACCCAGCCATCGACCTGTCCAGGGTCCACCTCATCGGTATCGGTGGTGCGGGGATGTCCGGTGTCGCACGTATTCTCCTGGCGCGCGGGAAGACCGTCACCGGATCCGACGCCAAGGATTCACGCACCCTCCTGCCTCTGCGTGCGGTGGGGGCGAAGATTGCCGTCGGGCATGCTGCGGAGAATCTGGAGTTGGCCGGTGAACTCCCCACCGTGGTGGTCACCTCCTTCGCCGCCATCCCCCAGGACAACCCTGAGCTGGTCCGGGCCAGGGAGGAGAACATCCCCGTGATCCGCCGCTCCGATCTGCTCGGTGAACTGCTGGAGGGGCACCGCCAGGTACTCATCGCTGGCACCCACGGCAAGACCTCGACCACCTCCATGGCGGTCGTGGCGTTGCAGGCCGCCGGGATGGACCCGAGTTTCGCCATCGGTGGCCAGCTGAACAAGGCCGGAACCAATGCGCACCAGGGAACCGGTGAGGCCTTCGTGGCCGAGGCCGATGAATCCGATGCCTCGTTGCTGCGCTACACCCCGGAGATCGCCGTGGTCACCAACATCGAGCCTGATCACCTGGACTTCTTCAAAACCCCCGAGGCGTATTTCCAGGTTTTTGAAGATTTCGCCGACCGCCTCACCCCGGGTGGCACCCTCGTGGTGTGCCTTGATGATCCCGGCGCCGCGGCGCTGGGGGAGCGGGCGGTGGCCCGGGGGATCAACGCGGTGGGCTACGGCACCGTCGATGCGGTGGCTGCGCACCCGACGGTGCCGGTGAAGGCGACGATCCTCTCCTCCCGGGTGGTTGCCGAAGGCACCTATGCAGTGCTGGACATCGACGGTCGGGAGGTGGAGATCATTCTCCAGATCCCGGGTAACCACATGGTGCTCAACGGCGCGGCCGCCCTGCTCTCCGGGTACCTCCTGGGGGCGGACCTCGACAAGCTCGCGGCCGGCCTCAGCGACTTCTCGGGCGTGCGCCGCAGGTTCGAATACCACGGCACCGTCCGGGGTGGTCAATTCGACGGCGCAAGCGTCTACGATGACTACGCGCACCATCCCACCGAGGTGGAGGCCGTGTTGAAGGCGGCCCGCGAGCGGGTCGATGCGGCGGGGGAGGGACGCGTGATCGTGGCGTTCCAGCCCCACCTGTACTCCCGGACCCTCGAGTTCGCCCGAGAATTCGCCGGGGCACTCTCGCTTGCCGACGCCGCCGTGCTCCTGGAGATCTTCGGTGCCCGCGAAAAGCCGGTGGAGGGGGTCACCTCCAGGGTGATCACCGACGAGATGACCATCCCGGTGTCCTATGAACCCAACTTCAGTGCGGTACCCGACCGCATCGCGGAGATCGCCGGGCCGGCTGACATCGTGCTCACCATGGGGGCGGGATCCGTGACCATGCTCGCGCCGGAGATCCTCGACCGGCTCCGGGGATAG
- a CDS encoding cell division protein SepF encodes MSMIKKTKEFFGLTPYEADDAYYQDEPRYDGNAAYATDYRDQEYGYSRPQSAVPVAPAPAPASAPRAYQPTIVTVGLNSFEDAQEIGAAFRDGDAVVFDMSRLTREEARRIVDFAAGLCFALRGKMQKLDSENFAIIPETADISISELERAARIR; translated from the coding sequence ATGTCAATGATCAAGAAGACCAAGGAGTTCTTCGGGCTCACTCCATACGAGGCCGATGACGCCTACTACCAGGACGAGCCCCGCTACGACGGCAACGCCGCCTATGCCACGGACTACCGCGACCAGGAATACGGGTACTCCAGGCCACAGTCGGCGGTTCCGGTCGCACCGGCTCCGGCACCTGCGTCGGCACCGCGGGCCTACCAGCCCACCATCGTCACCGTCGGCCTGAACTCCTTCGAGGATGCCCAGGAAATCGGCGCGGCATTCCGTGACGGTGACGCGGTGGTGTTCGACATGTCCCGTCTCACCCGCGAGGAGGCACGCCGCATCGTCGATTTCGCCGCGGGCCTGTGCTTCGCCCTGCGTGGCAAGATGCAGAAACTCGACAGCGAGAACTTCGCCATCATCCCGGAAACCGCGGATATCTCCATCTCCGAGCTGGAACGCGCCGCGCGTATCCGCTAG
- the ftsZ gene encoding cell division protein FtsZ produces the protein MTSPNNYLAKIKVVGVGGGGVNAVNRMIEEGLKGVEFIAVNTDSQALMFSDADVKLDIGREATRGLGAGANPEVGRTSAEDHKNEIEETIKGADMVFVTAGEGGGTGTGAAPVVAGIAKKMGALTIGVVTKPFEFEGRRRTRQAEEGIAALKEVCDTLIVIPNDRLLELGDANLSMMEAFRAADEVLHNGVQGITNLITIPGVINVDFADVRSVMSEAGSALMGVGSSRGDNRVVAATEQAINSPLLEATMDGATGVLLSFAGGSDLGLMEVNQAASMVRERSDEDVNLIFGTIIDDNLGDEVRVTVIATGFDAARAHASQERRTADAGAPANETSTPAPAPASEPATPAPSNESIFGGTREADPYESRSAGARHRIDDSRSGGLFTRGDEREFRRDDRRDDRRDDRRDDRRDDHRRDNGDDLDVPSFLR, from the coding sequence ATGACCTCACCGAACAACTACCTCGCCAAGATCAAGGTCGTCGGCGTGGGCGGCGGCGGAGTCAACGCCGTCAACCGCATGATTGAAGAGGGCCTCAAGGGCGTGGAGTTCATCGCGGTGAACACCGATTCGCAGGCCCTGATGTTCTCTGATGCGGACGTGAAGTTGGATATCGGACGTGAGGCCACCCGTGGTCTCGGCGCCGGCGCCAACCCCGAGGTGGGACGAACCTCCGCCGAGGATCATAAGAACGAGATCGAAGAGACCATCAAGGGCGCGGACATGGTCTTCGTCACCGCCGGTGAAGGCGGTGGCACCGGTACCGGTGCCGCCCCCGTTGTAGCGGGCATCGCCAAGAAGATGGGTGCACTGACCATCGGTGTGGTGACCAAGCCGTTCGAGTTCGAGGGTCGTCGCCGTACCCGCCAGGCGGAGGAGGGCATCGCAGCCCTCAAGGAAGTCTGTGACACCCTCATCGTCATCCCGAATGATCGTCTCCTGGAGCTCGGTGACGCAAACCTGTCCATGATGGAGGCCTTCCGTGCCGCTGATGAGGTGCTGCACAACGGTGTGCAGGGTATTACCAACCTCATCACCATCCCGGGTGTGATCAACGTGGACTTCGCCGATGTCCGCTCCGTCATGTCCGAGGCGGGTTCCGCCCTCATGGGTGTCGGGTCCTCCCGTGGTGACAACCGCGTCGTGGCCGCCACCGAGCAGGCCATCAACTCCCCGTTGCTGGAGGCCACCATGGACGGTGCCACCGGTGTGCTGCTGTCCTTCGCCGGTGGTTCCGACCTCGGCCTCATGGAGGTCAACCAGGCTGCCTCCATGGTCCGGGAACGCTCCGACGAGGACGTCAACCTCATCTTCGGTACCATCATCGACGACAACCTGGGCGACGAGGTCCGCGTGACCGTCATCGCCACCGGTTTCGATGCGGCCCGTGCGCATGCCTCCCAGGAACGCCGCACCGCCGATGCGGGAGCACCGGCCAATGAGACCAGCACCCCGGCTCCCGCCCCGGCCAGCGAGCCCGCAACCCCGGCACCGAGCAATGAATCCATCTTCGGTGGCACCCGCGAGGCTGATCCTTATGAGTCCCGTTCCGCAGGTGCCCGCCACCGCATCGATGACAGCCGCTCCGGGGGCCTGTTCACCCGCGGTGATGAGCGTGAGTTCCGTCGTGATGACCGCAGGGACGACCGCCGCGATGACCGCAGGGACGACCGTCGTGATGACCACCGCCGTGACAACGGCGATGATCTGGATGTCCCCAGCTTCCTCCGTTAG
- a CDS encoding cell division protein FtsQ/DivIB, protein MSKKAIALVTTVVIALVAIAAAVAWFVPVFKVESIEINGAVRTDTEVAREVSGITAGDNLLRIDATGAAHAIAEMPWVSSVTLNRRLPSTVEITLTEREAAVFIRRPDGEHIIDTEGQPIVVGTPPVGTVEVTGIREDDPEVLPAVIDIIRAIDDYDPELRNIIATIEAPDQFDVLLRLTDGREVYWGSSENNHDKAVALSTVVQREGQRWNISSPSMVTVR, encoded by the coding sequence ATGTCGAAGAAAGCCATCGCCCTGGTGACCACCGTGGTGATCGCGCTGGTGGCTATCGCCGCTGCGGTGGCGTGGTTCGTTCCGGTGTTCAAGGTGGAATCCATCGAGATCAACGGTGCCGTGCGCACCGACACCGAGGTGGCCCGGGAGGTCTCCGGTATCACCGCCGGGGACAACCTCCTGCGCATCGATGCGACCGGGGCTGCCCACGCGATCGCGGAGATGCCGTGGGTATCCTCGGTCACCCTCAACCGCCGGTTGCCGTCCACCGTGGAGATCACCCTCACCGAACGCGAGGCGGCGGTATTCATCCGACGGCCGGACGGTGAGCACATCATCGACACCGAGGGCCAGCCCATTGTGGTCGGCACGCCACCTGTCGGGACGGTGGAGGTGACCGGCATCCGTGAGGATGATCCCGAGGTGCTCCCGGCGGTCATCGACATCATCCGTGCCATCGATGATTACGACCCTGAGTTGAGGAATATCATCGCCACGATCGAGGCCCCCGACCAGTTTGATGTCCTCCTGCGGCTGACCGACGGCCGGGAGGTGTACTGGGGTTCCTCGGAGAACAACCATGACAAGGCTGTTGCGTTGTCCACCGTCGTACAGCGCGAGGGGCAGCGGTGGAACATCAGCTCACCGTCGATGGTGACAGTCCGCTAA
- a CDS encoding YggS family pyridoxal phosphate-dependent enzyme, which translates to MERHSELQANLDRVKKRIDDATVAAGRPPGSVSLLPVTKFHPVRDIRILHELGITAVGENREQEARAKHQEFPAMEFHMIGQIQTKKANAVARWAAAVHSVDSVRLAEALDRGVGLALERGDRSVDKLPCFIQLSLDGDTSRGGVAADTAMEVAQALEEAPHLTLTGLMCVPPLGWDPLTAFSQAREVLTGMEQHFDRDMEFSAGMSGDLAEAILHGSTIVRVGTEILGSRPIP; encoded by the coding sequence GTGGAACGCCACAGCGAACTGCAGGCCAACCTCGACAGGGTGAAAAAGCGTATCGACGACGCGACCGTGGCTGCCGGTCGCCCTCCCGGGAGCGTGTCACTGCTGCCGGTGACCAAGTTCCACCCGGTGCGCGACATCCGGATTCTCCACGAACTGGGTATCACCGCGGTGGGGGAGAACCGGGAACAGGAGGCACGGGCCAAACACCAGGAATTCCCGGCCATGGAGTTCCACATGATCGGGCAGATCCAGACCAAGAAGGCGAACGCCGTCGCCCGGTGGGCTGCGGCCGTCCACTCGGTGGACAGCGTGCGCCTCGCGGAGGCGCTCGACCGCGGCGTGGGACTCGCGCTGGAACGGGGGGACCGCAGCGTCGACAAGCTCCCCTGTTTCATCCAGCTGAGCCTGGACGGTGACACCTCACGTGGCGGGGTGGCCGCGGATACCGCCATGGAGGTGGCGCAGGCCCTGGAGGAAGCGCCCCACCTGACGCTGACGGGGCTGATGTGTGTACCCCCACTCGGGTGGGATCCACTCACCGCCTTCTCCCAAGCCAGGGAGGTTTTGACAGGTATGGAACAACACTTTGACAGAGACATGGAATTTTCTGCCGGTATGTCTGGAGATCTTGCCGAAGCCATCCTGCATGGCTCTACAATCGTGCGTGTCGGAACAGAAATTCTGGGAAGCCGACCGATACCGTAA
- the pgeF gene encoding peptidoglycan editing factor PgeF — translation MDSLDPRTRPVRKVFTTRAGGVSPSPYDSFNLGDHVGDDPDHVAANRARLAGIIGLDPNRVVYMEQIHSNTVTVIDQPPADGGPVEATDALVTTQRDLALAVLVADCVPVLLSDTDAGVIAAVQAGRMGARNGIMEKTVETMVGLGATPVNIHALMGAAASGKHYEVPEQMARDVEAKLPGSLTRTTRGTTGLDIRAGLLRQLLALGVQMIDSDPRCTIEDEDFFSYRRQGTTGRQAGVIWLPEMV, via the coding sequence ATGGACAGTCTTGACCCACGCACACGCCCCGTCCGCAAGGTCTTCACGACCCGAGCGGGCGGGGTTTCCCCATCCCCGTATGACTCCTTCAACCTGGGCGACCACGTGGGTGATGATCCGGATCATGTGGCGGCCAACCGTGCGCGGTTGGCGGGCATCATCGGTCTGGACCCAAACCGGGTGGTCTACATGGAACAGATCCACTCCAACACCGTCACGGTGATCGACCAGCCCCCCGCCGACGGGGGTCCCGTCGAGGCCACCGATGCCCTGGTCACCACCCAGCGCGACCTGGCCCTGGCGGTCCTGGTCGCCGACTGTGTACCCGTCCTGTTATCCGACACCGACGCCGGTGTCATCGCCGCCGTCCAGGCCGGACGCATGGGTGCCCGCAACGGCATCATGGAGAAGACGGTGGAGACCATGGTCGGTCTCGGCGCCACCCCGGTGAACATCCACGCGCTCATGGGGGCCGCGGCCTCCGGCAAACACTATGAGGTGCCCGAGCAGATGGCCCGGGATGTCGAGGCGAAACTGCCCGGTTCCCTGACCCGCACCACCAGGGGCACCACGGGACTGGACATCCGGGCAGGTCTGTTGCGACAGCTGCTCGCCCTGGGCGTCCAGATGATCGACTCCGACCCGCGCTGCACCATCGAGGACGAGGATTTCTTCTCCTACCGCAGGCAGGGCACCACCGGGCGCCAGGCCGGTGTCATCTGGCTGCCGGAGATGGTCTAG